In candidate division WOR-3 bacterium, the sequence ATGAAAGTAAGACAACAGAAGAAAGTCTTGAAGAATATTGGGAAAGAACCGAAAGAAAATTTAACTTTATTAAAAAAGAAGGTAATACACTTAAATATTGGGTAGCTCCATATAAAAAAGTTTCGCATAATAACTGGTCAGCTCTAGAAGGCTATGGGAGAAGATGGAACTTTCCCACCGAAAACTCTGAAATACTTCTCAAGCGTGTTATAGAATCCACTTCTAACGAAGGCGATTTAGTTATGGACTTCTTCCTTGGTTCTGGCACAACAACAGCAGTAGCCCACAAACTTAAAAGAAAATGGATTGGTGTTGAGATGGGAGAACATTTCTGGACCGTGGTTTTGCCGAGGATGAAGAAGGTTTTGGCTTATGATAAATCGGGCATTTCAAAGGAGGTCAAGGAATATCAAGGTGGTGGTTTCTTCAAATACCAGATTCTTGAGCAATACGAAGATGCGCTTGATAATATTGAACTAAAAGAAAACAGGCAGGCGGAAACTTTATTTAAAGATGAATATCTTCTTAAATACTTCCTTGATTTTGAGACAAGAGAAAGCCCGTATCTTTTGAGCCTTAGTGCGCTGAAGAAGCCGTTTGAGTATAAACTCAAGGTCAATCTGGCTGAAGTTGGAGAACCGCAGGAGATGGTGATTGATATTCCCGAGACCTTTAATTATCTATTAGGGTTGAAGGTGAAAAAGATAAAGGTCCGAGACAACGGCAGAAAATACCTGTTTGTTCTCGGTCAGAAAGAAGGCAAAGATTATGCCATTGTCTGGCGCGAATATTCTGATGATTGGAAGGATGAGGATTTCAAAAAAGACAGGGAGTTTATCAATCAGCAGATTTCCGAATGGCAGCCGCAGGTCGTTTATGTCAACGGGCAGAGCGTTTTGACGCCGAAGAACTGGGAAGTGAGATACATTGAGCCGGAGTTTAAAAGGTTGATGGTCTAAACCGTGAAAATCGAGAAGTACCTGGTCCTGAACCGTTATCTGCTTTCGCTTTTTGGGTTTTCTGAACCCCGGGATTTATTCAATCAGTTGAAGGATAAAAACCCGGGTTATGACAGCGACGGCAGAAGTTATTTTGTTAACACACTTCTCGCGCTGGATAATTTGAGGATATCCCGCGATCATCTTCTGCAGTATGATGAGCGGATCCGGTTGCTGGTGCAGAGAATCAACGCCAGGCGGGAGCTGGTGACGCTGAAATACTTCCAGTATCTGGCGGTGCTTTTTACCGAGATTGTGCTGGACAATCTGAAAAACAGGCAGGCGGAGTTTCTATATGAATTAAATGAATTCCTCCACCAGTATAAACAGGAGCAGGGGATTGATATTATTGAGCAGTTCGCTGAAGATGATTTAAGAAAACTTGCCTTCTGGATGGCAACCGGTTCCGGCAAGACGCTGATTATGCACATCAACTATTATCAGTTCCAGGACTATAAACTTTTCACCCCTGACAATATTATCCTGATTACTCCGAATGAGGGGCTTTCCCAACAGCATTTTGATGAGTTAATGAAAAGCGGCATTCCGGCACAGCGATATACGGGTTCAC encodes:
- a CDS encoding site-specific DNA-methyltransferase; amino-acid sequence: DGLLIKSENWQALNLLLNKYKEEVQTIYIDPPFNKEQDADYLYNVKYKDSTWASMLENRLRLARDLLSEKGSIFVRCDYNGNWIVRPLMDEIFVKENFRNEIVVGRTKTAPYIGTAPEKAGVNFGSLMIVYDNLYLFSKSTNFKNKFSDGIIEERREAYWKDFKTFFDRDYNRYELLGIIPEKGCSWMWRKEVAEEAVKNYQNYLNESKTTEESLEEYWERTERKFNFIKKEGNTLKYWVAPYKKVSHNNWSALEGYGRRWNFPTENSEILLKRVIESTSNEGDLVMDFFLGSGTTTAVAHKLKRKWIGVEMGEHFWTVVLPRMKKVLAYDKSGISKEVKEYQGGGFFKYQILEQYEDALDNIELKENRQAETLFKDEYLLKYFLDFETRESPYLLSLSALKKPFEYKLKVNLAEVGEPQEMVIDIPETFNYLLGLKVKKIKVRDNGRKYLFVLGQKEGKDYAIVWREYSDDWKDEDFKKDREFINQQISEWQPQVVYVNGQSVLTPKNWEVRYIEPEFKRLMV